One part of the Desulfonatronum thioautotrophicum genome encodes these proteins:
- a CDS encoding D-2-hydroxyacid dehydrogenase, with protein sequence MRIVVLDGKTINPGDNPWTSLEALGSVTIHDRTATKDIVQRAESADILLTNKTPLQAETLAQLPKLRFIAVMATGYDVIDLDAASTRGIPVANVPSYAAKSVAQFVLALILEHCHQVALHDRAVKSGEWSSAEDFCFWKTPQVELTGLKMGIVGFGRTGRLVAELAHALGMDILVYTPRIRETPPYQPFAWKSLEDVFEQADIVSLHCPLKPDNAGFVCNDLLRRMKPSAFFINTARGALVNEADLAAALNAGTLAGAAVDVVAEEPIRKANPLLSAKNCIITPHMAWASLNSRRRLLEATVENIKAFLTGRPTNIVNPPATS encoded by the coding sequence ATGCGCATCGTCGTGCTGGACGGCAAAACCATCAATCCCGGCGACAATCCCTGGACGTCCCTGGAGGCTCTGGGATCGGTGACGATCCACGACCGGACGGCCACCAAAGACATTGTCCAACGCGCCGAGTCCGCGGACATCCTTCTGACCAACAAAACCCCGCTGCAGGCGGAAACCCTGGCGCAGTTGCCCAAACTGCGGTTCATTGCCGTAATGGCCACGGGATATGACGTCATTGACCTGGACGCGGCGTCAACCCGGGGCATTCCTGTTGCCAACGTACCCAGCTATGCCGCCAAATCCGTGGCCCAGTTCGTTCTGGCGCTGATCCTGGAACATTGCCATCAGGTCGCCTTGCACGACCGGGCGGTCAAATCCGGAGAATGGTCCTCGGCAGAGGATTTCTGTTTCTGGAAGACCCCGCAGGTGGAGTTGACCGGCCTGAAGATGGGCATTGTCGGTTTCGGCCGCACCGGACGCCTTGTGGCCGAACTGGCCCACGCCCTGGGCATGGACATCCTGGTCTACACCCCCCGGATTCGGGAGACGCCCCCGTATCAGCCCTTTGCCTGGAAATCCCTGGAGGACGTCTTTGAGCAGGCCGACATTGTCAGTTTGCACTGCCCCTTGAAACCGGACAATGCCGGTTTTGTGTGCAACGATCTGTTGCGCCGCATGAAGCCGTCGGCTTTTTTCATCAATACGGCCCGGGGAGCCCTGGTCAATGAGGCCGACCTGGCCGCGGCCCTGAATGCCGGCACGCTGGCCGGGGCCGCGGTGGACGTGGTGGCCGAAGAGCCCATCCGCAAGGCCAACCCCTTGCTCTCGGCCAAAAATTGCATCATCACCCCGCATATGGCCTGGGCCAGCCTGAATTCCCGGCGCCGACTGCTGGAGGCCACGGTGGAAAACATCAAGGCTTTCCTGACCGGGCGGCCTACCAATATTGTCAACCCGCCGGCTACCTCATAG
- a CDS encoding ferredoxin-thioredoxin reductase catalytic domain-containing protein — protein MNSEEKAAQLYETLRKIQEPKGYFFNKDRKMVLELLGALQANKDHYGYMVCPCRLASGDRDQDKDIICPCVYREPDVKEYGSCYCGLYVSRDWNEEKIPHEYVPERRTPV, from the coding sequence ATGAACTCCGAGGAAAAAGCCGCCCAGCTCTACGAAACCTTGCGCAAAATCCAGGAGCCAAAAGGCTATTTCTTCAACAAGGACAGGAAAATGGTCCTGGAACTCCTGGGCGCGCTCCAGGCCAACAAGGACCATTACGGCTACATGGTCTGCCCCTGCCGCCTGGCTTCCGGAGACCGAGACCAGGACAAGGACATCATCTGTCCCTGCGTCTATCGGGAACCGGACGTCAAGGAATACGGCAGCTGCTACTGCGGCCTGTACGTGTCCCGGGACTGGAACGAGGAAAAAATCCCCCACGAGTACGTGCCGGAACGCCGTACTCCGGTTTGA
- a CDS encoding glycosyltransferase family 2 protein — translation MHQASPMLPHDIPFWHMLPEPLQDNLLLGSVGKLHLVTMAEQALGQAVSGASPTQASFCVSLGLDMLLAAWEEDPLDGQLAGQLLMLQQKLPGLPEYLIEIFRYVAQKWQPPEQNAYYARLVQRRETEKMCRFLEQMLGKDQDNLYWWQQALMVGPYEQEWEWIQHCMDHYWPAAMPLLGQRIRAELRILQGLPVSDRMLDTAREIAMSPACGQRLLGDLAYTEGNRDQALHHWRQTLRLRPWQTGLILKMHDALLGVDRERTVLPGKTMILLYSFNKADELAVTLDSLQDSRLHGATVAILDNASSDQTPDLLRGRQDRLGPERFQVISLPVNIGAPAARNWLMHLPECREADWLVYLDDDVSLPEDWLERLGAARGAYPEAGVWGCKVVDFHNPASIQSADLHVRELKPTDRPDASQSWTSFRLSNLHHQVLDQGQFSYMRPCSSVTGCCHLFARDVLLECGDFDLRFSPSQFDDLDHDLRLNLNGRPAVYTGHLEIGHLKRTGRATLNNTQQYGSAMANEYKLHHNYAQEQVERIANLDRAATRVDLLAKVQTMAEHGDLQEWT, via the coding sequence ATGCACCAGGCCTCCCCCATGCTTCCCCACGACATCCCATTCTGGCACATGCTGCCCGAGCCACTCCAGGACAACCTCTTGCTGGGCAGCGTGGGCAAGCTGCACCTGGTCACCATGGCCGAGCAGGCCCTTGGGCAGGCCGTTTCCGGAGCGTCCCCGACCCAGGCTTCATTCTGCGTTTCGCTGGGTTTGGACATGCTTTTGGCGGCCTGGGAGGAGGACCCGCTGGATGGGCAGTTGGCCGGGCAATTGCTGATGCTTCAGCAAAAACTTCCCGGCCTTCCCGAATATTTGATCGAGATATTTCGCTACGTGGCCCAAAAGTGGCAACCACCGGAACAGAACGCCTATTATGCGCGTCTGGTCCAACGCCGGGAAACAGAAAAAATGTGTCGGTTTCTGGAGCAGATGCTCGGCAAGGACCAAGATAATCTCTACTGGTGGCAACAAGCGCTCATGGTAGGGCCATACGAGCAGGAATGGGAATGGATCCAGCACTGCATGGATCACTACTGGCCCGCGGCCATGCCCTTGCTGGGCCAACGCATTCGGGCCGAACTACGGATACTGCAAGGGCTTCCGGTTTCAGACCGAATGCTGGACACGGCCCGGGAGATCGCCATGTCCCCGGCCTGTGGGCAGCGCTTGCTGGGCGACCTGGCCTATACAGAGGGCAACCGGGACCAGGCCCTCCATCACTGGCGACAAACCCTGCGTCTGCGACCATGGCAGACCGGTCTTATCCTGAAAATGCACGACGCCTTGCTGGGCGTGGACCGCGAACGGACGGTCCTGCCGGGCAAAACCATGATCCTGCTCTATTCCTTCAACAAGGCCGATGAGCTGGCCGTGACCCTGGACAGCCTTCAGGACTCCAGGCTGCACGGCGCCACGGTGGCGATTCTGGACAACGCCAGTTCGGATCAGACGCCGGACCTGCTCCGAGGCCGGCAAGACCGGCTCGGCCCGGAGCGCTTTCAGGTGATCTCCCTGCCCGTGAACATCGGCGCACCGGCGGCCCGCAACTGGCTGATGCATCTGCCGGAATGCCGGGAGGCGGATTGGCTGGTCTATCTTGACGACGACGTCAGCCTGCCGGAAGACTGGCTGGAGCGGCTGGGCGCGGCTCGCGGGGCCTACCCCGAAGCCGGGGTCTGGGGCTGCAAGGTGGTTGACTTTCACAACCCGGCCTCCATTCAGAGCGCGGACCTGCACGTGCGCGAACTGAAGCCCACGGACCGCCCGGACGCCTCGCAAAGCTGGACCTCCTTCAGGCTGTCCAACCTGCATCATCAGGTTCTGGACCAGGGTCAGTTCAGCTACATGCGGCCCTGCTCCTCGGTTACCGGCTGCTGCCACCTTTTTGCCCGGGACGTCCTTCTGGAATGCGGAGACTTTGACCTGCGCTTCTCGCCATCGCAGTTCGACGACCTGGACCACGACCTGCGGCTAAACCTGAACGGACGTCCGGCGGTCTATACCGGCCACCTCGAAATCGGACACCTGAAGCGCACCGGACGGGCGACCCTGAACAACACCCAACAGTATGGCAGCGCCATGGCCAACGAATACAAGCTGCACCACAACTATGCACAGGAACAGGTGGAGCGGATCGCGAACCTGGACCGCGCCGCGACCCGGGTAGACCTGCTGGCCAAGGTCCAAACCATGGCCGAACACGGCGACCTTCAAGAATGGACGTAA
- a CDS encoding glycosyltransferase → MSQSAPFASLPALLWHGAAFFAGNLPSLGWTTTIKRQHQAAAVSWRDLFADLPSPPDVLVIADYSGPPPLLDPHTCPCLTVFYSVDSHIHSWHPLYAQAFDLCLVSLRDHLPRFSGTHLDAGHVLWSPPFVQDNLQPEPKDQIWDALFVGKVDANLTPKRHAALKNLKQELPDLQVRQGKFWELFPQAKVVLNFCDLGDLNFRVVEALACGSTLLTPHIGHGQDDLFRHGEDLWLYDQSANGDDVTDLLNQLRRLLADDSLRVRLAQSGQAKVNTNHRARHRAASFTEWLGEHDWSDLIANRLRASADLHRDILRPLFLHLSETLPNSHSLRSTYYHAGLKSSHRSAGQI, encoded by the coding sequence ATGTCTCAATCTGCTCCTTTTGCCTCCCTCCCAGCCCTGCTCTGGCACGGAGCCGCCTTTTTTGCCGGCAACCTCCCCTCCCTGGGCTGGACCACGACCATCAAGCGCCAGCACCAGGCCGCCGCCGTCTCCTGGCGCGACCTCTTCGCGGACCTCCCAAGTCCGCCTGATGTCCTGGTCATTGCCGACTACAGCGGCCCTCCGCCGCTGCTGGACCCGCACACCTGCCCCTGTCTGACCGTCTTCTACAGCGTGGACTCGCACATCCATTCCTGGCATCCGCTGTACGCCCAAGCCTTTGATCTGTGCCTGGTCAGCCTGCGCGACCATCTGCCCCGTTTTTCCGGTACACACCTCGATGCAGGCCACGTGCTCTGGAGCCCGCCGTTTGTTCAGGACAACCTCCAGCCCGAGCCTAAGGATCAAATCTGGGACGCCCTGTTCGTGGGCAAGGTCGACGCCAATTTGACGCCCAAGCGTCATGCGGCCCTGAAAAATCTCAAGCAGGAGCTTCCAGACCTCCAGGTCCGCCAGGGCAAGTTTTGGGAACTCTTCCCCCAGGCCAAGGTCGTCCTCAACTTCTGCGATCTGGGCGATCTGAACTTCCGGGTCGTGGAGGCCCTGGCCTGCGGCAGCACCCTGCTCACCCCGCACATTGGGCACGGTCAGGACGACCTGTTCCGCCACGGCGAGGATCTCTGGCTTTACGACCAGTCCGCCAACGGCGACGACGTCACGGACCTACTCAATCAACTCCGCCGCCTCCTGGCCGACGACTCGCTGCGCGTCCGCCTGGCCCAAAGCGGCCAGGCCAAGGTCAACACCAACCACCGAGCACGGCATCGTGCCGCAAGCTTTACCGAATGGTTGGGAGAGCACGACTGGTCCGACCTGATCGCCAATCGCCTGCGGGCATCCGCCGACCTCCACCGCGACATCCTCCGACCATTGTTTCTGCACTTGAGCGAAACACTGCCGAATTCTCATTCACTCAGAAGCACCTACTACCATGCCGGACTGAAGAGCAGCCATCGCTCTGCCGGACAAATTTAG
- a CDS encoding UDP-glucose dehydrogenase family protein — MNLCIVGTGYVGLVTAACFAEMGNNVVCVDVNPEVVKNLTAGKIHIFEPGLEEIVQRNTEQGRLRFTTDLTEGLETGLFVMICVGTPSQPDGSCDLRFVHQVARDVGKHMREYKVVVNKSTVPVGTADQVRDLILEEQQARGVAIEFDVVSNPEFLKEGDAVNDFMKPDRVIVGTDNVRVAELLKALYAPFARSREKLIIMGVRSSEMTKYASNCMLATKISFINEIANICERVGADVNDVRMGIGSDQRIGRHFIYPGLGYGGSCFPKDVRALIDTAVSNGYEPGVLKAVDGLNMRQKRSLVDKIGVFFSDRGGLQGKTLALWGVAFKPNTDDIREAPALELIAELTAAGMRIQAFDPAAGEKAREVLADNSLVTIVDTQYAALDGADVLAVATEWNQFRNPDFDRIRTTLAEPIIFDGRNLYDPAFLNRFGLEYVCIGRGHLAGTIAA; from the coding sequence ATGAATTTATGCATTGTTGGAACGGGATATGTCGGGCTGGTCACCGCCGCATGTTTTGCGGAAATGGGCAACAACGTGGTCTGCGTGGACGTCAATCCAGAGGTGGTCAAGAATTTGACTGCGGGCAAGATCCATATTTTCGAGCCGGGCCTGGAGGAGATCGTTCAACGAAATACCGAGCAGGGCCGACTGCGGTTTACCACGGACCTCACCGAGGGGCTGGAAACGGGATTGTTCGTGATGATCTGCGTTGGTACCCCTTCGCAGCCGGACGGGAGCTGCGATCTGCGTTTCGTGCATCAGGTGGCGCGGGACGTGGGCAAGCATATGCGCGAGTACAAGGTCGTGGTGAACAAATCCACCGTTCCGGTCGGCACGGCCGATCAGGTCCGTGATCTGATCCTGGAGGAGCAGCAGGCCCGCGGGGTGGCGATCGAGTTCGACGTTGTCTCCAACCCGGAATTTCTCAAGGAAGGGGACGCGGTCAACGATTTCATGAAACCGGATCGGGTCATCGTCGGGACGGACAATGTCCGGGTGGCTGAACTGCTCAAGGCCCTTTACGCTCCATTTGCCCGTAGCCGGGAGAAGCTGATCATCATGGGCGTGCGCAGTTCGGAGATGACCAAGTACGCATCCAACTGCATGCTGGCCACCAAGATCTCGTTCATCAATGAAATCGCCAATATCTGCGAGCGGGTCGGCGCGGATGTCAACGACGTGCGCATGGGCATCGGCTCGGACCAGCGCATCGGCCGACATTTCATCTACCCCGGCCTGGGTTACGGCGGCTCCTGCTTCCCCAAGGATGTCCGGGCCCTGATTGATACAGCCGTGAGCAACGGTTACGAACCCGGGGTGCTCAAGGCCGTTGACGGTTTGAACATGCGTCAGAAGCGCAGCCTGGTGGACAAGATCGGCGTCTTTTTTTCGGACAGAGGCGGATTGCAAGGCAAGACCCTGGCTTTGTGGGGCGTGGCCTTCAAGCCGAACACGGACGATATTCGGGAAGCTCCGGCCTTGGAGTTGATCGCTGAATTGACCGCGGCCGGGATGCGCATCCAGGCTTTTGATCCGGCTGCCGGTGAAAAGGCCCGGGAGGTTCTGGCTGATAACTCACTGGTAACCATTGTGGACACCCAGTACGCGGCATTGGATGGCGCAGACGTGCTGGCCGTGGCCACGGAATGGAACCAGTTCCGGAATCCGGATTTTGATCGGATTCGGACAACCCTGGCAGAGCCGATCATTTTCGACGGACGAAATCTCTACGACCCGGCGTTTCTGAATCGTTTCGGCCTGGAGTATGTCTGCATCGGTCGAGGGCATTTGGCGGGCACGATCGCGGCATAG
- a CDS encoding glutaredoxin family protein, whose translation MSDSIRVYALSTCIHCKRAKEYLDQCGVDYTPVHLDWMTGQERTDALNEMKKHNPAQSFPTILIGDTVIIGFKKDEIEKALGNDQGQEKESSAS comes from the coding sequence ATGTCTGATTCCATTCGTGTCTACGCCCTGAGCACCTGCATCCATTGCAAGCGCGCCAAGGAATACCTGGACCAGTGCGGCGTAGACTACACCCCAGTGCACCTGGACTGGATGACCGGCCAGGAACGCACCGATGCCCTCAATGAGATGAAAAAGCATAACCCGGCCCAAAGCTTCCCGACCATCCTTATCGGCGACACGGTCATCATCGGTTTCAAAAAGGATGAAATTGAAAAAGCACTGGGTAACGACCAGGGCCAGGAAAAGGAGTCCTCAGCATCATGA
- the gpmA gene encoding 2,3-diphosphoglycerate-dependent phosphoglycerate mutase: MYTLALLRHGQSTWNQENRFTGWTDVDLSEHGRQEAEAAAQLFLAEGYSFDLCFTSVLKRAIRTLWIVLDQMNLMWLPVHNSWRLNERHYGALQGLNKAETTARYGEDQVFQWRRGYDVLPPALEANDHRHPRLDPRYAPLPASDLPATESLQTTIDRVLPYWHDALAPAISSGRKILVCAHGNSLRGLVKYLDGISDEEITGLNIPTGVPLIYELDQNLRPLHSRYLGDQEAISASIRAVADQAKAG, translated from the coding sequence ATGTATACACTAGCTCTGCTCCGCCACGGTCAAAGCACCTGGAACCAGGAAAACCGCTTCACCGGCTGGACCGACGTCGATCTCTCCGAACACGGACGCCAGGAAGCCGAGGCCGCGGCCCAGCTCTTTCTTGCGGAAGGATACTCCTTTGACCTTTGTTTCACCTCCGTGCTGAAGCGGGCCATCCGCACCCTTTGGATCGTCCTGGATCAAATGAACCTAATGTGGCTGCCGGTGCACAATTCCTGGCGACTCAATGAACGGCACTACGGCGCCCTCCAAGGATTGAACAAAGCCGAGACCACCGCACGCTATGGCGAAGACCAGGTCTTCCAGTGGCGACGCGGTTATGACGTCCTTCCGCCGGCTTTGGAAGCGAATGACCATCGCCACCCACGCCTAGATCCCCGCTATGCTCCCTTGCCGGCCAGTGATTTGCCGGCGACGGAAAGCCTGCAGACAACCATTGACCGGGTCCTGCCCTATTGGCACGATGCCCTGGCCCCGGCGATCTCGTCCGGGCGCAAGATTCTGGTCTGCGCCCACGGCAACAGCCTGCGTGGTCTGGTCAAATACCTGGATGGTATTTCCGATGAGGAGATCACCGGCCTGAACATCCCCACCGGCGTTCCCTTGATCTACGAGCTGGACCAAAACCTGCGCCCGCTCCACAGCCGATACCTCGGGGACCAGGAAGCAATATCCGCGTCCATCCGTGCCGTGGCCGACCAGGCCAAGGCCGGCTGA
- a CDS encoding protoporphyrinogen/coproporphyrinogen oxidase: MPIHHVAHLILGAGPTGLGAAQRLRELGVTDYLILEKNAHPGGLSASFRDDQGFTWDIGGHVVFSHYAYFDRLLEDLLGQDYLEHQRKAMIRIAETWVPYPFQNNIRHLPPDLQWQCIQGLLDRHEQEPASGTPAHFRDWILQVFGPGIAELFLFPYNFKVWAYPTETMAWNWIGERVSVVDVRRVLKNIVFQQDDVSWGPNNLFRFPLHGGTGEIFSRLARRHMDHLRLNAPVVHIDAKAKVVTCADGTAITYAALLNTAPLDWLVLTALNAGSDPPEPVRAAARNLKHNGVQILGVGLQGTRADDTCWMYFPEFSNPFYRVTNFHNYSPNNTARPGEQRALMAEVSFSAHKPADGARLMPDTVAGLQDVTLMQPGDARRIVSTWEHTAAYGYPIPCLDRDAALNEIQPWLETLGIFSRGRFGGWKYEVGNMDHSVMQGVEWAERMVLGHEEKTYHLPA; the protein is encoded by the coding sequence ATGCCCATCCACCATGTTGCCCACCTGATCCTCGGCGCCGGCCCCACCGGTCTGGGCGCGGCCCAGCGTCTGCGGGAACTGGGCGTCACGGACTACCTGATCCTGGAAAAGAACGCCCATCCCGGCGGCCTCTCGGCCAGTTTCCGCGACGACCAGGGCTTCACCTGGGATATCGGCGGCCATGTGGTCTTTTCCCATTACGCCTATTTCGACCGCCTGCTGGAGGATCTGCTCGGCCAAGACTACCTGGAGCACCAGCGCAAGGCCATGATCCGCATCGCCGAAACCTGGGTCCCCTACCCGTTCCAGAACAACATCCGCCACCTGCCGCCGGATCTGCAATGGCAATGCATCCAAGGCCTGCTTGACCGGCATGAGCAAGAACCTGCCTCCGGAACGCCCGCCCACTTCCGCGACTGGATCCTCCAGGTCTTCGGCCCGGGCATCGCCGAGCTGTTCCTCTTTCCCTACAACTTCAAGGTCTGGGCGTATCCGACGGAGACCATGGCCTGGAACTGGATCGGCGAACGGGTCAGCGTGGTGGACGTGCGCCGCGTTCTGAAGAACATCGTCTTTCAGCAGGACGACGTGTCCTGGGGACCAAACAACCTGTTTCGCTTTCCGCTGCACGGCGGTACCGGCGAAATTTTCTCCCGCCTGGCCCGACGGCATATGGATCACCTTCGCCTCAACGCGCCGGTCGTCCACATCGACGCCAAAGCCAAAGTGGTCACCTGCGCCGACGGAACGGCCATTACCTACGCCGCCCTGCTGAACACCGCCCCCCTGGACTGGCTGGTCCTGACCGCCCTGAACGCCGGGAGCGACCCGCCGGAACCAGTCCGCGCCGCGGCCCGGAACCTGAAGCACAACGGAGTGCAGATCCTGGGCGTCGGCCTGCAAGGAACACGGGCCGACGACACCTGCTGGATGTACTTTCCGGAGTTCTCCAACCCCTTTTACCGGGTCACGAACTTCCACAACTACTCGCCCAACAACACGGCCCGTCCCGGCGAACAACGCGCCCTGATGGCCGAGGTCTCCTTTTCCGCGCACAAGCCCGCGGACGGCGCGAGATTGATGCCCGACACCGTCGCCGGCCTGCAAGACGTGACGCTGATGCAGCCGGGCGACGCCCGGCGCATCGTCTCCACCTGGGAACATACGGCGGCATACGGCTACCCCATCCCCTGCCTGGACCGGGACGCGGCCCTGAACGAGATCCAGCCCTGGCTGGAGACCCTGGGCATCTTTTCCCGAGGGCGCTTCGGCGGCTGGAAGTACGAGGTGGGCAACATGGACCACTCCGTGATGCAGGGCGTGGAGTGGGCGGAGCGAATGGTCCTCGGCCATGAGGAAAAGACCTACCACCTCCCCGCATGA
- a CDS encoding AAA family ATPase — protein MFRSGMPVQGHEFVNRRKELQLLTAYLRDGQHVMLKAPRRFGKTSLVIQAFSRIDGIKLYLDLQRAPDLNRLAHLIIEDIYAQIGFSGFLRKMRDSVITLLRDLQVSAHVDMAIAQVTIEKLEKTQDATELFLYALDLVNTVAKQQNVNIKFAMDEFQDIQKFDDPDILNKLRSVIQHHQNVTYVFLGSLESLMTAIFQKKASPFFHFARVMELDGLEIRDLLTHALNTFRGRKLHVDEQALLDALELLEGHPYYCAKTLQSVNYMNLENGKPQIERSDIRNAILYALYETKSYLEEILGRLKSKKHHYEVLYSIANNTKPRIDSKNLYRIHKSLEEMGFLKNVEVGVYKITDVFLRFLLLQKSDASLVFHEDILLPY, from the coding sequence ATGTTTCGATCCGGCATGCCCGTCCAGGGCCATGAATTCGTGAACCGTCGCAAGGAACTGCAACTTTTGACCGCATACCTGCGCGATGGGCAGCACGTGATGCTCAAGGCGCCGCGGCGTTTTGGCAAAACCTCGCTAGTCATTCAGGCATTTTCCCGGATTGACGGCATCAAACTGTATCTGGATCTGCAACGCGCGCCGGACCTGAACCGTCTGGCCCATTTGATCATTGAGGACATCTACGCCCAGATAGGGTTTTCCGGTTTTCTCCGAAAAATGCGCGACTCGGTGATCACCCTGCTCCGGGATCTTCAGGTTTCCGCTCATGTGGATATGGCTATCGCCCAGGTCACCATTGAAAAGCTGGAAAAAACACAGGACGCAACGGAATTGTTTCTCTATGCCCTGGATCTGGTCAACACCGTGGCCAAACAGCAAAATGTGAACATCAAGTTTGCCATGGACGAATTCCAGGATATTCAGAAATTTGACGACCCGGACATTCTGAACAAACTGCGCTCGGTTATCCAGCACCACCAAAACGTCACGTATGTCTTCCTGGGCAGCCTGGAAAGCCTGATGACCGCAATTTTTCAGAAAAAGGCGTCCCCATTTTTTCATTTCGCCAGAGTCATGGAACTGGACGGACTGGAGATACGCGACCTGTTGACCCATGCCCTGAATACCTTTAGGGGCAGAAAGCTCCATGTGGATGAACAGGCCCTGCTGGATGCCCTGGAACTGCTGGAAGGCCACCCGTACTACTGCGCCAAGACATTGCAAAGCGTCAACTACATGAACCTGGAAAATGGAAAGCCCCAGATCGAGCGGTCAGACATCCGCAACGCGATTTTGTATGCGTTGTACGAAACCAAATCATATCTGGAAGAAATTCTGGGCAGATTGAAAAGCAAAAAGCATCATTACGAGGTCTTGTACAGCATCGCCAACAACACGAAACCCCGGATCGACTCCAAGAATCTCTACAGAATTCACAAGTCGCTTGAAGAAATGGGATTTCTGAAAAATGTCGAAGTCGGTGTCTATAAAATTACGGATGTCTTTTTACGTTTCCTGCTCCTCCAGAAAAGTGATGCCAGTCTGGTTTTTCATGAAGACATTCTCCTGCCGTACTGA
- a CDS encoding glycosyltransferase family 2 protein, with protein sequence MNAEPLLSVIIPVHDQWPLTRQCLHGLRTATHGNFFEVLVVDNASQDATPTACPPLGRKLFGDRFAFLRRNMNQGFGPACNLAAHTARGELLFFLNNDTVPQPGWFEPLRAALTEEPDLGAVGPLLVYPVSKPSPKQSADHDTNAGVKPQTTAQCPQTQHLGIAFCLQKRPHHLYEHFPARHPLVGKKRRVSALTAAALLLPRSLFLTLDGFYPGYVNGYEDLELCARIRRQGLALRCVPESTIIHYSSQTPGRFDHDQANARLLQERCAALITPDLNRHIVQDGLKPALTPWLLPHAVQQDEDTRHLAPLTQSPLPALLDLLEAHPLWQAGYEAAGRLLQEKSDWPQALEIRLRQANLRPSLAAYTHLLRAALKCGQQSLATETQNRIAVINRLLADPHTLRRKAAHLANQARMLGEDDLERLYRQACKPCGQ encoded by the coding sequence ATGAACGCCGAACCGCTCCTGTCCGTCATCATTCCGGTCCACGACCAATGGCCCCTGACCCGGCAATGCCTGCACGGCCTACGGACCGCCACGCATGGGAACTTCTTCGAAGTGCTCGTGGTGGACAACGCCTCGCAAGACGCCACTCCCACGGCCTGCCCCCCCCTGGGCCGTAAGCTGTTCGGGGACCGGTTCGCGTTTCTGCGCCGGAACATGAACCAGGGCTTCGGACCGGCCTGCAACCTGGCCGCACACACGGCCCGGGGCGAGTTGCTCTTCTTTCTGAACAACGACACCGTGCCCCAGCCGGGCTGGTTCGAACCGCTTCGCGCTGCCTTGACCGAGGAACCGGATCTGGGCGCTGTCGGGCCGCTGCTGGTCTACCCCGTCTCCAAACCCAGCCCCAAACAGAGTGCCGATCACGACACGAACGCGGGAGTGAAGCCGCAAACCACCGCCCAATGCCCCCAAACCCAGCACCTGGGCATCGCGTTTTGCCTGCAAAAGCGCCCTCACCATCTCTATGAGCACTTTCCCGCCCGGCATCCGCTGGTCGGAAAAAAACGCCGCGTTTCGGCCCTGACAGCGGCCGCCCTGCTCCTGCCGCGCTCCCTGTTTCTGACTCTTGACGGATTTTATCCCGGCTACGTCAACGGCTACGAGGACCTGGAACTCTGCGCCCGTATCCGCCGACAAGGCCTGGCCCTGCGGTGCGTCCCGGAAAGCACGATCATCCACTACTCCAGCCAGACCCCCGGCCGCTTTGACCACGATCAGGCCAACGCCCGGCTGCTCCAGGAACGCTGCGCCGCGCTGATCACCCCGGATCTGAACCGCCACATCGTCCAGGACGGCCTGAAACCGGCCCTGACTCCCTGGCTGCTGCCCCATGCGGTCCAGCAGGACGAGGACACCCGGCACCTCGCCCCCCTCACCCAGTCCCCCTTGCCCGCCCTGCTCGACCTGCTGGAAGCCCACCCGCTCTGGCAAGCCGGGTACGAGGCCGCGGGACGTCTACTTCAAGAAAAGTCCGACTGGCCCCAGGCCCTGGAGATCCGCCTGCGCCAGGCCAACCTCCGGCCCTCCCTCGCCGCCTACACGCACCTGCTCCGGGCCGCGCTGAAATGCGGACAACAAAGCCTGGCCACTGAAACGCAAAACCGGATCGCCGTCATCAACCGCCTCCTCGCCGATCCGCACACCTTGCGCCGCAAAGCCGCACACCTGGCGAACCAGGCCCGGATGCTGGGCGAGGACGACCTGGAACGCCTGTATCGCCAAGCCTGTAAACCTTGTGGTCAATGA